A portion of the Hydractinia symbiolongicarpus strain clone_291-10 chromosome 10, HSymV2.1, whole genome shotgun sequence genome contains these proteins:
- the LOC130662770 gene encoding cytochrome P450 4d1-like encodes MLVLIIGVVSFVYMVYLWFESKTSLLNLIPQPSTLPIIHHTHHFLLEKDHIDLLERWGRQFNSKGIFRIKTLLSDYGSLVIVLRPDIIKEVLSNPQKYVRSDFMHKYFPLLRHGLLDSTGESHRFQKRLLGKAFALQYMKYYIPTFQKHVDILIKIWKDTVEDSPSGKNLDVKEYFNSMSFDIIGELGFGCQFNSQITSTHPFVEAYKQISCGILSFRSRLILGLFPFMWYMPFGPARKWKDAMQVSEKILNKVVEKRKEKIAANDLTQEERSDILSIMMMEKDEKTGKGFTDDLVKANAFTFLLAGHETTATTLPGVLLFLAKYQHCQEKAREEINEKLTSSELTSESINSLVYTSAFLKECVRLFPAVPFEGRDVVEDCTVAGYKIPKGTGIYCLNLTMNKYAECFDNPEEFMPERYIEGSGIKNGTILSFGYGPYNCIGKNFAMQEMKVVLVRLLQNFRFEVDSENLNFYKRTMLTINLFPSVKIRVIKL; translated from the exons ATGTTAGTTTTAATTATTGGTGTAGTAAGTTTTGTTTATATGGTTTATTTATGGTTTGAGTCTAAAACATCATTGCTGAATCTTATTCCTCAACCTTCCACACTACCAATTATTCATCACACACACCATTTTCTCTTGGAGAAAGATCATATCGACTTGCTGGAAAGATGGGGTAGACAATTCAATTCAAAAGGGATATTCAGAATTAAAACTTTGCTAA GTGATTATGGAAGCTTGGTTATCGTATTGCGACCAGATATTATAAAGGAAGTTTTATCAAATCCACAAAAATATGTTCGTTCGGATTTTATGCACAAGTATTTCCCACTGCTTCGTCATGGGCTGTTAGATTCAACAGGTGAAAGTCATCGTTTTCAAAAGAGACTACTTGGAAAAGCATTTGCTCTGCAATATATGAAATATTATATTCCAACTTTTCAGAAGCATGTGGATATTTTGATCAAG ATTTGGAAGGATACAGTGGAGGATTCACCCAGTGGAAAAAACTTAGATGTGAAAGAGTATTTTAATTCTATGTCCTTTGATATTATTGGGGAATTGGGCTTTGGTTGCCAATTTAATTCTCAAATAACTTCCACGCATCCTTTTGTTGAAGCTTATAAGCAAATAAGTTGTGGCATCCTAAGTTTCAGATCAAGACTTATACTTGGACTCTTTCCATTTATGTGGTATATGCCATTTGGCCCTGCAAGAAAATGGAAGGATGCGATGCAGGTttcagaaaaaattttaaacaag GTTGttgagaaaagaaaagaaaagattgCAGCTAATGATTTGACGCAAGAAGAAAGATCTGACATACTTTCTATTATGATGAtggaaaaagatgaaaaaactGGTAAAGGCTTCACAGATGATTTGGTCAAAGCTAAtgcttttacttttttgttagCTGGTCATGAGACTACTGCAACAACATTACCGGGTGTACTTCTGTTTCTGGctaaa tATCAGCATTGTCAAGAGAAAGCCAGGGaagaaattaatgaaaaattaacatCCTCTGAATTGACCAGCGAGAGTATAAACTCGTTAGTATACACTTCTGCATTTTTAAAGGAATGCGTCAGGTTATTTCCTGCTGTCCCTTTTGAAGGTCGAGATGTGGTTGAAGATTGCACTGTGGCTGGATATAAAATACCAAAAGGCACAGGAATATACTGTCTTAACTTAACAATGAATAAGTATGCTGAATGCTTTGACAATCCAGAAGAGTTTATGCCAGAGAGATATATTGAAGGCA gtgGCATAAAGAATGGAACTATATTGTCGTTTGGATATGGGCCTTATAATTGTATTGGAAAGAACTTCGCAATGCAGGAGATGAAGGTTGTATTGGTACGACTTCTTCAAAACTTCAGATTTGAAGTAGATTCAGagaatttgaatttttacaaaaGAACAATGCTTACAATCAATTTATTTCCTTCAGTTAAGATTAGGGTGATTAAACTGTGA